The proteins below come from a single Papaver somniferum cultivar HN1 chromosome 11, ASM357369v1, whole genome shotgun sequence genomic window:
- the LOC113323297 gene encoding probable membrane-associated 30 kDa protein, chloroplastic, whose translation MAIRASPVTGLSLIPTPPSSSSSSNSSSNRLVMLRKPLKTSFFNGGVGSLRLSVPASRPNRSRCRGALGTQMNLFDRFARVVKSYANSVLSSFEDPEKILEQTVLEMNDDLTKMRQATAQVLASQKRLENKYKAAQQASEDWYRRAQLALEKGDDNLAREALKRRKSYADNATALKTQLDQQKNVVDNLVSNTKLLESKISEARAKKDTLKARAQSAKTATKVSEMLGNVNTSSALSAFEKMEEKVEAMESQADALNQLTTDDLEGKFAYLESSSVDDDLENLKKEISGGAIKKELPPGRSAASSTPYPYKDTEIERELNELRRKASEY comes from the exons ATGGCGATAAGAGCTTCTCCAGTTACTGGTTTAAGTTTGATACCTacaccaccatcttcttcttcttcgtcaaatTCCTCCTCTAACCGGCTTGTTATGCTAAGAAAACCTCTCAAAACATCATTCTTTAATGGCGGTG TGGGATCTTTAAGACTTTCAGTTCCAGCTTCCCGTCCCAACCGGTCCAGATGTAGGGGAGCACTTGGTACCCAAATGAATCTTTTTGATCGCTTTGCCAGAGTTGTCAAG TCATATGCAAATTCAGTTCTTAGCTCATTTGAAGATCCTGAGAAGATCTTAGAACAAACAGTGCTTGAAATGAATGATGACTTGACAAAGATGCGTCAGGCTACCGCACAG GTGTTAGCATCTCAGAAGCGATTGGAGAACAAATACAAAGCTGCACAACAAGCTTCTGAAGATTG GTATCGTAGGGCACAACTTGCTCTCGAGAAAGGAGATGATAATCTTGCTCGAGAAGCGCTGAAGAGGCGTAAATCTTATGCT GATAATGCAACTGCTTTGAAAACTCAGCTTGATCAGCAGAAGAATGTGGTCGATAATCTCGTCTCAAAtaccaag cttCTGGAAAGCAAAATAAGTGAGGCAAGGGCAAAGAAAGATACCCTCAAAGCACGTGCCCAGTCTGCAAA GACGGCAACTAAAGTGAGCGAAATGTTGGGAAATGTAAATACAAGCAGTGCTCTTTCAGCTTTTGAGAAGATGGAGGAAAAGG TGGAGGCGATGGAATCCCAAGCAGATGCGCTTAATCAGCTAACCACAGATGACCTTGAAGGAAAG TTTGCGTACCTGGAGAGCTCATCAGTAGATGACGATCTTGAGAACTTGAAGAAAGAAATTTCAGGCGGCGCAATA AAAAAGGAGCTTCCACCTGGTAGGTCAGCTGCCAGCAGCACTCCTTACCCTTATAAAGACACAGAAATTGAGAGAGAACTTAATGAATTGAGGAGAAAAGCGAGTGAGTACTGA